TGACGGCTTCGGCATCCTCGAGCAGGCCAGCATCCTGATCGAGCTGGGCCGCGGCGTCGCCCCCGTGCCGTACCTGACGTCGATCGTCATGGCAGCCGGCGCGATCGCTGAGTTCGGTTCGGACGCACAGCGTTCGGATTGGGCGGCCCAGGCGGGCGCCGGTTCGAAGATTCTCGCTGTCGCACTCGCCGAGGAGCTCAACGACAATCCCGCGGCGCCGATCACCCGCGCCGAGCGCACGTCGGACGGGTGGACGCTGCGCGGCACCAAGATCGTCGTCGACGGCGCCCCGGTCGCGGACCTGTTCCTCGTCCCGGCCGCCACCGACAACGGCACCGCGGTGTTCCTGGTCGAGGCCGGCGACGCCGGTGTCGCGGTGACCCGCCAGCAGACGACGGACTTCGGATGCACCGGCATCGTCGAGCTCACCGACGTCCGCGTCGGCGCCGACCGCGTGCTCGGTTCCGCCGAGCGCGGTGCGGAGATCGTCGACTGGATCCTCGACCGCGGCGCCGTCGGCTCGAGCGCCTTCCAGTTCGGCGTTCTCGACCAGGCGCTGAAGATGACCGCCGAGTACGCCCGCGAGCGGGTCCAGTTCGACCGGCCCATCGGCAGCTTCCAGGCCGTGGCGCAGCGTCTCGCGGACGGCTACATCGACGTCAAGGGCGTTCGACTGACGCTGTGGCAGGCCGCTTTCCGCCTGGCCGAGGGTCTGCCGATCGAGGGCGAGATCGAGACCGCCAAGTTCTGGGCGGCGGATGCCGGCCACCGGGTCGCGCACACCGTCGTGCACGTCCACGGCGGCGTCGGACTCGACGAGGACCACCCCGTGCACCGGTACTTCCTCGCCGCGAAGCGCCAGGAGTTCCTGCTGGGGTCCGCGACCGATCAGCTCCGCCGTCTCGGCGCCGAACTGGCCGCGACTCCCGCGTAAGAGACTCGGACACAAGCAGTCCCATACAGTGAAATGAGGAAGCATGACGGGCGTCACACCCGTCATGATGGGGGCATGACAGTGACTCCCACCGTCGCCGACCTGCTCGAACAGCTACGCGACGTCGACACGCACGGAATCCGCTTCGAGGATGCGTACATTCCGTGGACGGATCACGTCCACGGAATGTACGACCGTGCGGCACTTTTGAATACGCTGCTCGATCCGGAGCGTCCACGACACTTCGGCGTCCTGATGGACAACATTCCGGAGTTCTCGTCGCTCGTCGGCGCAGCCGCGTTCTCCGGCGCCGTCGTCGCCGGCCTGAACACCACCCGCCGCGGCGAGGCGCTCGCCCGCGACATCGACCTTTCCGACTGCCAGATCGTCTTCACCGAGAACAGCCAGGCCCATCTGCTGGACGGGCTGGACCTCGACGGCGTCCGGCTGGTCAACGTCGACTCGCCGGAGTGGGACGAGGCGCTCGCGCCGTTCACCGGCAGCCCGGCTGTTCCGGCCGCGGCGCAGCCCGACGACCTCCTGATGCTGATCTTCACCTCCGGCACCAGCGGCGACCCGAAGGCCGTGCGCTGCACCCACGGCAAGATCGCCGACCCGGGCGTCATGCTCGCCGACCGGTTCGGCCTCACGCCCGACGACGTCGTGTACATGTCGATGCCGATGTTCCACTCCAACGCGATGATGGCTGCGTGGGCCGTTGCACTGCACGGCCGCAGCGGGATTGCGTTCCGGCGCAAGTTCTCCGCCTCGGGATTCCTGCCCGACGTGCGCCGCTACGGCGTCACGTACGCGAACTACGTCGGCAAGCCGCTGTCGTTCATCCTGGCCACCCCGGAGCTCCCCGACGACTCCGAGAACACCCTGAAGATCATGTACGGCAACGAGGGTTCCGCGCCGGTGGTCCGGGAGTTCGCCCGCCGCTTCGGTACGCGGGTGGTCGACGGCTTCGGGTCCACCGAGGGCGGTGTGTCCATCTCGGCGCACCCCGACGCCCCGGCCGGCGCCCTGGGCCTCCTGCCGGCGAACATCGAGATCCGCAATCCCGACACCGGAACCGTCTGTCCCCCGGCCGAGTTCGATGCACACGGGCGTCTGGTCAATGCCGAGGAGGCGACCGGCGAGATGGTCAACGTGGCGGG
This genomic stretch from Prescottella soli harbors:
- a CDS encoding long-chain-fatty-acid--CoA ligase, whose amino-acid sequence is MTVTPTVADLLEQLRDVDTHGIRFEDAYIPWTDHVHGMYDRAALLNTLLDPERPRHFGVLMDNIPEFSSLVGAAAFSGAVVAGLNTTRRGEALARDIDLSDCQIVFTENSQAHLLDGLDLDGVRLVNVDSPEWDEALAPFTGSPAVPAAAQPDDLLMLIFTSGTSGDPKAVRCTHGKIADPGVMLADRFGLTPDDVVYMSMPMFHSNAMMAAWAVALHGRSGIAFRRKFSASGFLPDVRRYGVTYANYVGKPLSFILATPELPDDSENTLKIMYGNEGSAPVVREFARRFGTRVVDGFGSTEGGVSISAHPDAPAGALGLLPANIEIRNPDTGTVCPPAEFDAHGRLVNAEEATGEMVNVAGAGAFAGYYKNPAADAERLRDGMYWSGDQAYRDADGFVYFAGRSSGWLRVDGENLGAAPIERIVIRYPGFAQVSVYGVPDREVGDRVMAAVIPAGDATDFDPVAFARFLDEQPDLGPKQQPTLVRVCSEFPRTATFKVVTRTLSAERWHCADPVWVRDRGQDEFRLLTPELALTLERTTANA
- a CDS encoding acyl-CoA dehydrogenase family protein — translated: MDFTLTEAQNDLAGLTNGIVSDIVTNERLRELDSAEDRFDRKLWDALATSGVLSAALPESVGGDGFGILEQASILIELGRGVAPVPYLTSIVMAAGAIAEFGSDAQRSDWAAQAGAGSKILAVALAEELNDNPAAPITRAERTSDGWTLRGTKIVVDGAPVADLFLVPAATDNGTAVFLVEAGDAGVAVTRQQTTDFGCTGIVELTDVRVGADRVLGSAERGAEIVDWILDRGAVGSSAFQFGVLDQALKMTAEYARERVQFDRPIGSFQAVAQRLADGYIDVKGVRLTLWQAAFRLAEGLPIEGEIETAKFWAADAGHRVAHTVVHVHGGVGLDEDHPVHRYFLAAKRQEFLLGSATDQLRRLGAELAATPA